Proteins from one Cryptomeria japonica chromosome 4, Sugi_1.0, whole genome shotgun sequence genomic window:
- the LOC131071027 gene encoding uncharacterized protein LOC131071027, with protein MTKEKVENIKLFKDGGILGGSSDGASKVIAIFWNLRRVSGVPVKKDRNLAFVRFDHLRDENITVKINFSFRFERMWLDHPNLERAIDKWWTIDVKGSMMYRMVKKLRYLKDNIKKWNKEFLGDLFVAKSKAQLELKEIKDKIQTSGYNEVSIKKENEVLVKYHKIIRREEEFWKQRSRSLWLKAGDKNTKFFHMTSMKHKVANRISKLRIGRIETRKDNEIGNEARNVFKSLLLADCGLDHLSQRALLETIPSIINDVQNKAMVAIPSEEEIKKAVFSFDGNKASDPDGFPLLFFQVFWNILKSDVVKGVEEFLGARIILKEFNATFMVLIPKCLGANSMDQFHLISL; from the exons atgactaaAGAGAAAGTTGAGAATATTAAGCTTTTTAAGGATGGGGGAATTTTAGGAGGTAGCTCGGATGGTGCTTCTAAAGTCATTGCGATTTTCTGGAATCTAAGGCGTGTTAGTGGGGTGCCTGTTAAGAAGGATAGAAATTTGGCCTTTGTTAGGTTTGATCATTTAAGGGATG AGAATATAACTGTTAAAATAAACTTCTcgtttagatttgaaaggatgtggcttgACCATCCTAACCTTGAGAGGGCCATTGACAAGTGGTGGACTATTGATGTCAAAGGTTCCATGATGTATAGAATGGTGAAAAAATTAAGGtacctgaaagataatataaaGAAATGGAACAAGGAATTTTTGGGGGATCTTTTTGTTGCCAAGTCCAAAGCCCAACTTGAGCTAAAGGAAATAAAGGATAAAATCCAAACCAGCGGATATAATGAGGTGTCtatcaagaaggaaaatgaagTGCTTGTTAAGTATCACAAGAttatcagaagagaagaagaattttggaaacaaCGGTCTAGATCTCTTTGGCTTAAAGCTGGGGACaaaaataccaagttcttccatatgacttctatgaaacataagGTTGCTAATAGGATCTCAAAGTTGAGAATTGGTAGAATTGAAACAAGGAAGGACAATGAGATTGGGAATGAAGCCAGGAATGTTTTCAAATCTCTTCTCTTAGCAGATTGTGGTCTGGATCATCTTTCTCAGAGGGCCCTCTTAGAGACAATTCCTTCCATCATTAATGATGTTCAGAACAAGGCTATGGTGGCCATTCCCTCCGAGGAGGAAATTAAGAAAgcggttttctcctttgatggcaatAAAGCCTCAGATCCGGATGGGTTCCCGCTATTATTTTttcaagtcttttggaatattctCAAATCTGATGTGGTTAAAGGAGTAGAAGAATTTTTGGGGGCTAGGATTATCCTAAAGGAATTCAATGCTACTTTTATGGTTTTGATTCCCAAATGTCTTGGGGCTAATTCCATGGATCAGTTTCATCTGATAAGCTTATGA